One part of the Sorangiineae bacterium MSr11954 genome encodes these proteins:
- a CDS encoding AAA family ATPase translates to MAAALENQTLPIRLAQIARTLEGFFLGKEEVIRLLLISTLAGEHAVLVGPPGTAKSALIRMFARLIQAQYFEYLLTRFTEPNEIFGPVDIAAFREGRYERRIAGMLPQAEIVFLDEVFKSNSAILNSLLTLLNERRYTSGGAVLRCPLLSCFGASNEVPTDETLTAIFDRFILRIRSDNLDAYHFQDLLEKGMRNEALGDGAIQPLASAGELAKFQRSFSRSLQFSEEFLSAYKGLVFQIRAEGITLSDRRVVKILKLFVASAFLDGRAQADASDFFVLKHIWNNQDQAAILEAIVTPVLEAHYRDHPNLKRVGAVGVGIEALAGEIDRIRQVLTGSTGLGDVQLFSQLKALNEIKVALGQSGDPRAGELSARVDQLLEAAFRSGRFAQL, encoded by the coding sequence ATGGCGGCCGCCCTCGAGAATCAGACACTCCCCATTCGTCTCGCCCAGATCGCACGCACGCTCGAAGGGTTTTTCCTCGGCAAGGAAGAAGTCATCCGGCTCCTGCTGATCTCCACCTTGGCGGGTGAGCACGCCGTTCTGGTCGGTCCGCCCGGCACCGCCAAGAGCGCCCTGATCCGCATGTTCGCGCGTTTGATTCAGGCGCAATATTTCGAGTACCTGCTAACCCGCTTCACCGAGCCGAACGAGATCTTCGGTCCGGTCGACATCGCAGCCTTTCGCGAAGGGCGCTACGAGCGGCGCATCGCGGGGATGCTGCCCCAGGCCGAGATCGTCTTTTTGGACGAGGTGTTCAAGTCCAACTCCGCGATCCTGAACTCGCTGCTCACGCTCTTGAACGAGCGCCGCTACACCAGCGGCGGTGCGGTCTTGCGCTGCCCGCTCCTCTCGTGCTTCGGCGCCTCGAACGAGGTGCCCACCGACGAGACCCTCACGGCCATCTTCGATCGCTTCATCCTGCGCATCCGCAGCGACAACCTGGACGCCTACCACTTCCAAGATCTGCTCGAGAAGGGCATGCGCAACGAGGCGCTCGGCGACGGCGCCATTCAGCCGCTCGCCAGCGCCGGGGAGCTCGCCAAGTTCCAGCGCTCGTTCTCGCGCTCCTTGCAGTTCTCCGAGGAGTTCTTGTCCGCCTACAAGGGCCTGGTGTTCCAGATCCGCGCCGAGGGCATCACGCTCTCGGACCGGCGCGTGGTCAAGATCCTGAAGCTGTTCGTGGCGAGCGCGTTCCTCGACGGCCGCGCGCAGGCCGACGCTTCGGATTTCTTCGTGCTCAAGCACATTTGGAACAACCAGGACCAGGCGGCCATCCTCGAAGCCATCGTCACCCCGGTGCTCGAGGCGCACTACCGCGATCACCCCAACTTGAAACGGGTGGGCGCCGTGGGGGTGGGGATCGAAGCGCTGGCCGGCGAGATCGATCGCATCCGTCAGGTGCTCACGGGCAGCACCGGGCTCGGGGACGTGCAGCTCTTCAGCCAGCTGAAGGCGCTCAACGAGATCAAGGTGGCGCTGGGGCAATCGGGCGATCCGCGCGCGGGCGAGCTCTCGGCGC
- a CDS encoding ABC transporter ATP-binding protein, whose amino-acid sequence MELERTRTNAHARATDNGGGTPNGAAAEKRPVGEERAPAEAIIRLRGVAKEYRRGGETLRILHELDLDVGRGAFEALMGPSGSGKTTLLNLIGGLDHPTRGSLEVAGARLDQMNDAELAEWRSQTLGIIFQAYNLLPVLTAVENVELPLLLTTLSGTERKKRAQTALKIVGLENRMGHYPRQLSGGQEQRVAIARAIVNDPAVIIADEPTGDLDRQSANEILAIFEKLYREMGKTIVMVTHDPTAAERASIIRRLDKGALV is encoded by the coding sequence ATGGAACTCGAACGCACACGAACAAACGCACACGCGCGCGCAACGGACAACGGCGGCGGCACCCCCAACGGCGCGGCGGCCGAGAAAAGACCGGTCGGTGAGGAGCGCGCGCCCGCGGAGGCCATCATCCGCCTGCGGGGGGTCGCCAAGGAGTACCGGCGCGGCGGTGAGACCTTGCGCATTTTGCACGAGCTCGATCTCGACGTCGGGCGCGGCGCGTTCGAGGCGCTCATGGGGCCCTCGGGCTCCGGAAAAACCACGCTCCTGAACCTCATCGGAGGGCTCGACCACCCGACGCGCGGCTCGCTCGAGGTGGCCGGCGCGCGGCTCGATCAAATGAACGACGCGGAGCTCGCCGAGTGGCGCTCGCAGACGCTCGGGATCATCTTCCAAGCGTACAACCTCTTGCCCGTGCTCACGGCGGTCGAGAACGTGGAGCTGCCCCTGCTCCTCACCACGCTCTCGGGGACCGAGCGAAAGAAGCGCGCCCAGACCGCGCTCAAGATCGTGGGGCTCGAGAACCGCATGGGGCACTACCCGCGCCAGCTCTCGGGCGGTCAGGAGCAGAGGGTGGCCATCGCGCGCGCCATCGTCAACGATCCCGCGGTCATCATCGCCGACGAGCCGACGGGCGATCTCGATCGCCAGAGCGCCAACGAGATCCTCGCCATCTTCGAGAAGCTGTACCGCGAAATGGGCAAGACCATCGTCATGGTCACCCACGATCCCACGGCGGCCGAGCGCGCGTCGATCATCCGCCGGCTCGACAAGGGAGCGCTCGTATGA
- a CDS encoding ABC transporter permease, producing the protein MNLGSLVVRNVFRNRARLALTVMGAAIAVMTFVTLRTALGSWTKAEAFARKDRLVTRHKVTFILPLPKRYVEDVRSAKGPDGRPLVRKVTWANWFGGREPNHERDFFASMAVDADTYFDVYDDFGVSKDQLEAFKKDRSAAIVGVLLAEKFGWKVGDRVTLESPLFPSTDGAGWTFTVAGLYTPIAKAADRSSFFFHWERLDETLPPEQRNAIGWIASRSTDPEDAVAASKAIDRIFDGRDVQTLSQDERAFTTGFLGMISSVLDVLGVLSFVILAVMALILANAVGMSTRERTGEYAALKAVGFKPRHIAFVVAGESALIGLLGGAVGLLLSYGIIDRGIGKFFEQNMSQFFPVFRVDGGTLMLALAVAVMLGLLASLFPALRASRLRVTDALRRVA; encoded by the coding sequence ATGAACTTGGGGAGCTTGGTCGTGCGGAACGTCTTCCGCAACAGGGCGCGCCTGGCGCTCACCGTGATGGGGGCCGCCATCGCGGTCATGACCTTCGTCACCTTGCGCACGGCGCTGGGCTCATGGACGAAGGCGGAGGCGTTCGCGCGCAAAGATCGCCTGGTCACCCGCCACAAAGTCACCTTCATCCTTCCGCTCCCCAAGCGCTACGTGGAGGACGTGCGGAGCGCCAAGGGCCCCGACGGAAGACCGCTGGTGCGCAAGGTCACCTGGGCCAACTGGTTCGGCGGCCGCGAGCCCAACCACGAGCGCGACTTCTTCGCCAGCATGGCGGTCGACGCCGACACGTACTTCGACGTGTACGACGACTTCGGCGTGTCGAAGGACCAGCTCGAGGCGTTCAAGAAGGATCGCTCGGCCGCCATCGTGGGCGTGCTCTTGGCCGAGAAATTCGGCTGGAAGGTGGGCGATCGGGTCACCTTGGAGAGCCCCTTGTTTCCCTCGACGGACGGCGCCGGGTGGACCTTCACCGTCGCGGGCCTCTACACGCCCATCGCCAAGGCCGCCGACCGGAGCTCGTTCTTCTTCCACTGGGAGCGGCTGGACGAGACCCTCCCGCCCGAGCAGCGCAACGCGATCGGCTGGATCGCCAGCCGCAGCACGGATCCCGAGGACGCCGTCGCCGCGAGCAAGGCGATCGACCGCATCTTCGACGGTCGCGACGTTCAGACCTTGAGCCAAGACGAGCGGGCGTTCACCACCGGCTTCCTCGGCATGATCTCCTCGGTGCTCGACGTGCTCGGCGTGCTCTCGTTCGTGATCCTGGCGGTCATGGCGCTGATCCTGGCCAACGCCGTGGGCATGAGCACCCGCGAGCGGACGGGCGAGTACGCGGCGCTGAAGGCGGTGGGGTTCAAGCCGCGCCACATCGCCTTCGTGGTGGCGGGCGAATCGGCGCTCATCGGGCTCCTGGGGGGCGCAGTGGGGTTGCTCCTGTCCTACGGGATCATCGACCGCGGGATCGGCAAATTCTTCGAGCAGAACATGAGCCAGTTCTTCCCCGTGTTCCGCGTCGACGGCGGCACCTTGATGCTCGCCCTCGCGGTGGCCGTCATGCTGGGGCTCCTCGCGTCGCTCTTCCCCGCGCTCCGCGCCTCCCGCCTGCGCGTCACCGACGCCTTGCGCCGCGTGGCTTGA
- a CDS encoding ABC transporter permease — MLIVKYNIRSLFVRKTTAVATALGVALATLVFAASWMLAAGVTKTVGEGGRADNAIVLRKGSDAELNSNFEAQSVALISSAPGVKNENGRPLATAESVMVVALPKAGGEGLSNVTLRGVTEVSYSLRSELKIVEGQRPRPGTEEAMIGSRLRGRFAGLDLGKPVELRKNRPVTIVGVFEDEGHASESEVWLDRDVLAASFGRPTTVSSVHVRLEDPGKFAAFQAAVERDKRLALDAIPEPEFLAHQSEGLSMFLTIMGTIIGIFFSAGAMLGATMTMHAAVSNREREIGTLRALGFSRRGILIGFLVEAMTLTAIGGVVGVLLSTCLSRVKISMVNWTTWSELVFTFSPTVEILIKSVIFAAVMGLLGGVFPAYRASKVSPLAALRS; from the coding sequence ATGTTAATCGTAAAGTACAATATTCGTAGTTTGTTCGTGCGCAAGACCACGGCGGTGGCGACCGCGCTCGGCGTGGCCTTGGCGACGTTGGTGTTCGCCGCGTCGTGGATGCTCGCCGCCGGGGTGACGAAGACGGTGGGGGAAGGGGGGCGCGCGGACAACGCCATCGTGCTCCGGAAGGGGAGCGACGCGGAGTTGAACAGCAACTTCGAGGCGCAGTCGGTGGCGCTCATCTCGTCGGCGCCCGGCGTGAAGAACGAGAACGGGCGCCCGCTGGCGACGGCGGAGTCGGTGATGGTGGTGGCGCTCCCCAAGGCCGGCGGGGAAGGTTTGAGCAATGTCACCCTGCGGGGGGTGACGGAGGTGTCGTATTCGCTCCGGTCGGAGCTCAAAATCGTGGAGGGGCAGAGGCCGCGCCCGGGGACCGAGGAAGCCATGATCGGCTCGCGGCTGCGCGGTCGCTTTGCGGGCCTCGATCTGGGCAAGCCGGTCGAGCTGCGCAAGAACCGCCCGGTGACCATCGTGGGCGTGTTCGAGGACGAGGGCCACGCCTCGGAGTCGGAGGTGTGGCTCGATCGCGATGTGCTGGCGGCTTCGTTCGGACGGCCCACCACCGTGTCGTCGGTCCACGTGCGCTTGGAGGACCCGGGGAAATTCGCTGCGTTTCAGGCGGCCGTGGAGCGTGACAAGCGCTTGGCGCTCGACGCCATCCCGGAGCCGGAGTTTCTGGCGCACCAATCCGAGGGGCTGAGCATGTTCCTCACCATCATGGGGACGATCATCGGGATCTTCTTTTCAGCCGGGGCCATGCTCGGCGCCACCATGACGATGCACGCGGCCGTGTCGAACCGCGAGCGCGAGATTGGAACGTTGCGCGCGCTGGGCTTCTCGCGCCGGGGCATCCTCATCGGGTTCCTGGTCGAGGCGATGACCCTGACCGCCATCGGCGGCGTGGTCGGCGTGCTCCTCTCGACGTGCCTGTCGCGGGTCAAGATCTCCATGGTGAACTGGACCACGTGGTCCGAGCTGGTCTTCACGTTCTCGCCCACCGTGGAAATCCTGATCAAGTCGGTGATCTTCGCCGCCGTGATGGGCCTCCTCGGCGGGGTGTTTCCGGCCTACCGCGCGTCGAAGGTCTCGCCGCTGGCCGCGCTGCGCTCCTAG